The Gemmatimonas aurantiaca genomic sequence CTCCACCGCGCCCGCATCCCCGCTCCGCAGCAACCACATCGCGTGCCGCACGGCCTCGTGTTCGCGCGGCCAGGCGAGAATCTGCTGCGCGTCTTCGGCGGTCAGCCAGCGTGCCGCGTCGTGTTCCTCGCTGAGACGCACCGCGATATCCTGCCGATCGAGGACGGCCGCATAGACCACGGCCAGTTGCACGGTATCCGTCACCGAGAGATAGAACGGATTGACCGACAGGCTGTAGAGGCGGTCCACGGTGAATCCGGTCTCCTCGAAGACTTCCCGGCGTGCGGCTTCCGCGGGACGTTCACCGGCTTCGATGCGCCCATGCACGATTTCCCAGGCCCCTGTGCAGCGCGTGTGAGCCGCCCGTCGCAGCGCCAGGACGCGCCAGCGGGCGGGAAAGGTGCTTGCCAGCGGGCCGTCTGCCGTGCCGTCTTCAGAGGGCGCGAGGATCAGGACGTCCACGATCCGTGCGGCGATGCGCGTGGTCTCCGCCGCCCCCGCCATCGCTCCGTCCGCCGTTCCAGGTGATGTCGATTCCATACGCATACGATACGGGCCGGTCGCGTCCCCTGCGATGGGCCCGCACGATCCGCATGGTCCACATGCTCCATCGGAGATTTTGCACCGGAGCTTCCGCACCATCGCTTGCCTCATGGCAAGCGGTCCGGCGAACTTTCCCCCGATGACTACGCTCGCTGAATTCCGGGCCCGCGCCGAAAGCTGCCGATCGACCGGCGGCCTCGTACCTGTCTGGCGCGATTGCCTGCTCGATCTCTGCACCCCCGTTTCCGCGTTCGCCAAACTCCGTCGCGGGCCGTTCGCGTTTTTTCTCGAATCGGCCGTGACGCGGGGCGAAGCCTGGTCCCGCTACACGTACATGGGGACGGAACCGCGCGGCGCCTGGCGACTGCGCGATGGGGTGGTGGAAGACTGGACACCGGAAGCCGGCTGGCATGGCGCACGCACGCCGGCCGATCCGATCGCCGATCTTCGTGACATCGTGCGTGACATGAACCCCGTGGACGCGCCGGAGCTCGGCGTGCTCTGGAGCGGCGCGTTCGGATTTTTCGCCTACGATGTGGTGCGTCACATCGAGCGGCTGCCCAATCCGCCCCGTCGGGCGCTCGACTATCCCGATGCGTGTTTCGTGTTCACCGACGCGCTCGTGGTCATCGACAACTGGCGCGGTCAGGCGCGGGCGATCGTCTCCGTGCCGGTCGCAGCCAATGCCACCGACGCCGCGCTCGACGCGCAGTATGCCGCCGCCGTGGCCACACTCGACGAAACGATCGCGCGGTTGCAGGGGCCGGAAACCCTGCCGCCGCTCACGCTCGACGAGCAGGCGGCGCCGGCCACGGCGACGTCGATGTATCCCCGGGCGGACTTTCTGCGCGATGTGGAGCGTATCAAGGAATACATCCTCGCCGGTGACGTCTTCCAGGCGCTGCTCGCGCGTCGCATGGAAGTGCCGCTCGATTTCGACACCACCACGCTGTACCGCGCCCTGCGCGCGCTCAATCCGTCGCCGTACATGTATCACCTGTACCTCGACGGTCTGGAGCTCGTGGGCAGTTCGCCGGAGATGCTGGTGCGGGTGGCGGACGGTCGTCTGACGGTGCGTCCCATTGCCGGCACGCGCCCGCGTGGCCACACACCGGAAGAAGACGACGCACTCGCCGCCGAGCTGCTGGCCGACGAGAAGGAACGCGCCGAACATGTGATGCTCGTGGACCTCGGCCGCAACGATGTCGGACGGCTCGCGAAGTACGGCACCGTGGAAGTCACCGATCTCATGATCATCGAGCGCTACTCGCACGTGTTTCATATCGTGAGTCAGGTGGAAGGAGAACTCGCGGACGGTTCGAGTGCGCTCGATGCCTTCCGGGCCGTCTTCCCCGCCGGCACGATGACCGGCGCGCCCAAGGTGCGGGCCATGGAGATCATCGACGAACTCGAACCGGAACGGCGCGGCGCGTATGCCGGCGCCCTGGGTGTGATCGGCGCGGGTGATACACGCATGGATCTCGCCATCACCATCCGCACCTGTGTCATCGCGGATGGGGTGGCGTCGGTGCAGGCCGGCGCCGGCATCGTGTACGACTCGGTCCCCGAACGGGAATGGGAAGAGACCGAGAACAAGGCGCGCGCGATGCTCACGGCCATCGGCCGCGCCCGCAGCTGATCGTTCGGCCGGACATCATCCCGTGACACTCGTCCTGACTTCGGCATCAGGTGACCGCCGCTTCTCCCTCGTGGGACGCGCGGCGCTGGTGCTGGGACGCGATCCGGTGAGCGATCTGCCGGTGCTCGACCCCGCCGTTTCGCGCCGTCATGCGGAGCTCTCGCTGAGCGAGCAGGATGGCTCGGTGGAGATCGTGGATCTGGGTTCGCGCAACGGCACGTGGATCAATGGCACGCGGGTCACACGTGGCGTGGCGCGCGCCGGTGA encodes the following:
- a CDS encoding NUDIX domain-containing protein; its protein translation is MESTSPGTADGAMAGAAETTRIAARIVDVLILAPSEDGTADGPLASTFPARWRVLALRRAAHTRCTGAWEIVHGRIEAGERPAEAARREVFEETGFTVDRLYSLSVNPFYLSVTDTVQLAVVYAAVLDRQDIAVRLSEEHDAARWLTAEDAQQILAWPREHEAVRHAMWLLRSGDAGAVEDVLLTASPPPRASAPAPVPAPPVAAPDSSR
- a CDS encoding chorismate-binding protein, with amino-acid sequence MTTLAEFRARAESCRSTGGLVPVWRDCLLDLCTPVSAFAKLRRGPFAFFLESAVTRGEAWSRYTYMGTEPRGAWRLRDGVVEDWTPEAGWHGARTPADPIADLRDIVRDMNPVDAPELGVLWSGAFGFFAYDVVRHIERLPNPPRRALDYPDACFVFTDALVVIDNWRGQARAIVSVPVAANATDAALDAQYAAAVATLDETIARLQGPETLPPLTLDEQAAPATATSMYPRADFLRDVERIKEYILAGDVFQALLARRMEVPLDFDTTTLYRALRALNPSPYMYHLYLDGLELVGSSPEMLVRVADGRLTVRPIAGTRPRGHTPEEDDALAAELLADEKERAEHVMLVDLGRNDVGRLAKYGTVEVTDLMIIERYSHVFHIVSQVEGELADGSSALDAFRAVFPAGTMTGAPKVRAMEIIDELEPERRGAYAGALGVIGAGDTRMDLAITIRTCVIADGVASVQAGAGIVYDSVPEREWEETENKARAMLTAIGRARS